The region TCGAACAACGAGATGTTAGCTGGAGTAACAGCTTACGAACTCCCTCAAAAAGTGTTGGAGGTGAAGTTATTTGTTCAAAGGAACTCAAACATTATTCAGTTTCACACCAAAAAGTACATACTTATTGTATGACTCGATACAATGTACcgttttatgaatattttgatttgaaaattatgaagtaaTAACCGATGATGGTACAAAGTAATGATAGTTGAGGACTTTGAAACAGAAAGGTTGAAATAGCAGAGGACTTTGTTCAATACATGGGTAGTgccaattattgaaattattgaaaatttttgctaTTTACATCCGATTTCGCAAtgaatttccaattttcatttcagtgatatatcatgaaaatatcCCGGAAATACGTTTTCCAGAAAGAATTTGTCTCCTTAGTTAGCCCATGGAATATTTCtcattgatatacagggtgtacctaACATGAGTTGTTGGCCATAGCTAAGTGATGAATATCTACAGGTTATCTAAGCTTTTCAGAAAAGTGGCTTGATTTGTATGCTAATATCTCAAGAAGCTTTGAtcgatcaactcgttgattgtagttttAAATCAATAGCAAGGCACACACGAAAGGGAATTTTGGAAGATTTGATCTGGCACCGATCAGATCGCTCTAATTATCTGGCAATTAATGAGCACTGACAGTCCAAGTCGTTGAACGATCCGGACTGTCACAGTAATCTCCCTGCGCAGACGTTTCCTTTCGCATTTGAAAACGATATTACACAAAACCTCTCGTCAGGATTTTATACACGTATAAAATATTTAACCCTCCGTCCAATCCACTCGAACTTTGAGAGAATTTGCCACTAATTAACACATCTGCTCTGTCACTTATCGGATATGTTGATATTATAAAAGACGAGATATGTAGGGGAGAGCGGGGCTGGaaattttatcatgaaaatgaagGAATTCATTTTCAACATGGGGTAATCGCGAACGGATATTTATCGTTTTTAGAAATATTATAGTCGCTTTTACTGATatctcaatagttttttttacaGAAGCAAATGTCTGTAAAACTTCGGAGCGGAACATTCAACATTAAAGCCCGCTTTGGGGCGAGTTGTTCCACCTTTGGGGCAAATTGTTCTGCTAAGattttgacaatattttgttgaaataatggAGATTACATTGaataaaacaattatttctATCAACCTATGTTTATTTTATGCAGAACTGAActgaaaaacaacaacaaaatattatGTTACTGGTTTattcaaacttttttcattagttaaaaaaaattgaagtccATAGCATctacaaatattatcaaatgtgTAAATAtactttcgaaataaaaaacataactgGTTACTTCTAGATGAACTTTTAAAACAGgtaaattttaaataaaataaaattaaattaaattttaattaaaattaaaatcattAGTCAGCAGTCTTCCATCTTTGAAAACTCCATTTTTATTCATCAGCAATCTTATTCATCATTTACAATATTTAGGACACATATAAATGACTTCATCATTTCCATCTAAATATTCGGTAGGAGCCCAATTTTTACAATTTGTTCTCTTTGTCgagaatttgaaaatgaatcataaaaaattatgcAGTAGAGTAGATATCATTCCAGATCATTACCACTGTCACTCTCGCAATCTTGCCTCTTTCACCTATACCCTTGCCTTTGTCATTTATTTTTCTAGTATCTTGGTTTTTTCTGTTCCAGTCTTTGTAATGTCTTCATCTGTTTTGCCTTTTTTTTGCCTGTTCTTCAGTCAATGCAATTTTTTCTGGAGAGTCTGGTAAAATAGCCGTTTTTCTTAATCATCGTTCTCTAAAAGTTGATGTGAAGTCAtgcggaaaattcaatttctcttgtGACAGTTTCAACAGGTTTTCCGTCATTGATAACAGCAGGGGCAGCTTTATGTAACAATTGTCTCGGAGGTCTTCCCTCTCTGTCTTTCGCTTGTATAAATTTAGATCTttagaataaaatgaaaatgtgtcaTGATAATTTTAGATACGATTTGAAGTCGATAGGGGTTAGTTGTTCCGAGGAACAACCAGAAAGGAACTTATGACCCCAAATTAGTTTTATATACGAAGACTGACATACCAGCAATCTaacaaaatcaattaaaacattACTCAAGCAATAAGATTCCTTACTTATGTAACTACAATTTGGAAAATTTACGCATGAATAGGTTTATAATTAACAAAGAAAGACCAAATAGTTCAAACATAAAAACTTACGTGACGTTTCGAGAGCACGTACACACAGCCACTGAACCACCGTCACCAGAGTAATAAAAATTACTGCCAAATTGGCGTTCCACTTGGTGCTTTAGAAGCATATTTTGCATGCCTTGCTATCTTTTTTCGTTACAAGGTTATTGCCATCGGAACTACTTACCCCGGGAACTTCCAGCTCCACTCTCCCCTACGTTAATGCGGAATAAAATATATGATCGGTGACCGACCAGATCGGCGGTAGCGGAATGACATATCTGGACTGCGGATCAGATCGCTTAGCAATTCTTCTCGTTTATGCCTTGCTAatggaagtgtcaaaaatgaactgaaattataCACAGAAATTATTTGATCGTGTAAATCACCACgataaaagttttttgaaaccCACCATTAGGAAACAAAATAaactacttttctgaaaggcctggatgacCTGCACCAGTCACCGCTAAGCTACTCACCACTtaccactcatgttacaccctttATATCTTTTGCTTTGTGAGGTATTGAATTTTCGGTTATTGTATAAGCAAATTCCAGATCTGATTCGCATGATGCatccatttttgtttgtttcaacgATAAATACTGAATCAAGTAATTCAAAAATGCATATGACGTTTTGAAAACTGTAGTGAATATGACAATGAATTCGGACcacagaaatattttattctcaatgTTATCAAATAATTTCGTAATATTCAGTCCATAACAGGTGATGGAATGAAATTCAGTCATAATGCTTAAGAAATCAAGTGTTTAGAATGATGTACTAACATGTTgtgatgaaattcaaaataagaaGAGCTATACTTTACAGCAATCGTAGAGAAAATATCAATCAACTTGAAcataaaatttatcaaaatgttaaattttatggaaaataaatatttcatgaaataaggtccaaggaaaaatattataatatatttatatattaatcAAGTGATTGATAATTTCGTTCTCATTAATAAACTGATTaacaaataattcaagagtttcTTTTGGTTgctgaatatatttttgatcTTTGTTTTGATATGTATGGTATGACTGTATTGTCAGtagttgtaaaaaatttttaaacaatGGTATCTATTAGAAATTCCtgaaaaacatcaaatatcTGAGGGAAGAGTAGGGTATTTATTCACTGATATAACTATTTTTTCCCATACTTGATTTATAAAATGCTTGTATTTCAAATTAGTATATTTTGTGGAATAAATGTGTCAATTCTAGATTTCTCTGATTTCCTTGACGCGtcataaaataagaaataaatttaatcCAGAGAAATGTATAACTGTCTACGCAGAATCAGGTATccttaatttgaaaaatatttcagttttttgacatctttaaaatttaatttataatttaacATGGTTGAATATGAAGAATTGATGTTAGTGTGAGTTTAAAATTTCGTATAATAGTAATCATATCGAATGTTTTTTTGCAGGGAAAGTAGCGTACAAATCAAAACTGTATCTAGAGTTTACGCTAATGTTTTCGAAGGAAAACCAGCCTCTTTTTACGATTATGATAATTTTACGCCAAAATTGGAAGACATTAATGATTACAGTCTGATAAGGCGATTGGGTCAAGGCAAATATAGCGTAGCATACGAAGGTATGAACGAAGCAAAAAACGAAAATGTAGTAATTAAAATATTAAAGCCCGTTagacgaaaaaaaattcaaagggaaataaaaattttagattACTTGAAAGGTGGcgttaatataattaaattattaGCTGTTGTAAGTATTCCTAACACTGATTTGAATGGGCTCATATTCGAACATATGGAAAATTGCCAGGATTTCAAAagtatttttctgaaattgaatgaGGCAGATACACGATACTATTTGTATGAAGTACTCAAAGCCTTAGATTTTTGTCATAGTAAAGGAATAATGCATAGGGATGTGAAGCCTCAAAATATAATAGTGGATCAGAAGAATAAAAAACTGAGACTCATTGATTGGGGCCTTGCTGAATTTTATCACCCAAAACAGGATTATAATGTCAGAGTAGCTAGCAGATATTTCAAAGGGCCTGAATTGCTTGTGGATTACGGCTATTACGATTATTCCTTGGATATTTGGTCAGTAGGATGCATGTTTGCCTCGATGCTATTTCGAAGAGATCCATTTTTCCATGGTTATGACAACTATGATCAGTTATTACGAATTGTGAGAGTATTGGGGACCAGCGACCTCTTTGCATATTTAGAGAAGTACAATATTCCACTTGATGGCGAATTTATTAATGTATTAGGACGCCACACCCGTAAGAATTGGCAAAGATTCGTCAGAACGGAAAATGAATATCTCATCACAGAAGTAGCTATTTCTTTGTTAGATTCAATGCTGAAATATGATCATACCAAAAGGATAACTGCTAAAGAAGCTTTGGAACATCCATATTTCCAGCCTTTGATACGGAAAGCGAAGCATTCTTCTGTCACAccgaatttgaataatttaactCTTATTGTAAAGTCAGAAGCTGAAAATTAAAAGCTAAATTATGATTCGATATATGTGTTCAAAATAATTGCGATTATATTCTGCtgttttatatatacttttaTACATAGTTTGTTAATCTGGAATAAAGTTTGTCtcttattttgatgaaacattttcaatatgattttcaaCTTGTCTATGAAGATGAAAAagtatatttaataataattcaatcaaGAATAAGAGACTGAGCAAATAAAAGTACTAATTTCAAATAGTGTTAGATCAAAGAGTATTTAATATATGAAATGTGTTCAGTCAGAGAGCCTTTAATTTTATTCACAGGTATAGTTGCTTActttttagtgaaataaatcaACACTGGTTAATTGGTTATTATCTCAGATTGAATTGAACCCTTCTCTAATTGAAGAAAAGCTACCCAGAGACGTAAGGCATTTCAACTTGAGTGAACATAGGAAGAAAAAAGTATAGGTACCttatatcatagtataaggaattcttCATACTATGGTACCTAATATACAACCCGGAGCAAGTTTCCATCACAATAGTAAATAGTTCTGAAAGAAATATTAGCTCTTTCAGACACAATCATAAACGTGAAATTATCGGTGCCTTATTGATTAGCATACCACTAGTTCAATATTAATCAGATATGGTATGAGCACCTATTTGGGTTTATACTAGGTACTTTGGCGATGCGTTCTCAGTCCATTCCGAAGGTGAGTTCTCCCTCAAGAAATTGCGGTGTTTCAttcactgatggaatcattgatGTTGAGTTATCCTTCCAAATTCACCTTCCAACTCCATAGCATAGCATGGTAACActtaaatttcatatttttattttgatcccaCAGAGAACTCTTTCTAAAACATAATTGTTTAAAGTGCCTCTACTTCTATGTTTAGAGCAGCACTGGCTACCTAGTGGGAAATGGGTAGATGTTCGTATtggtattgaaattgaatttaatgGTGAAATGGAGTCTACTGCACTGATAAATATACAATTGGGAAAAATGAAGTTGAAggatgaaatgaaatataacaaTGAAAATGAATCAGATCGGCGCTTGAATTATAATGGTGAAATTTTAACCTTTATATCATGGACTAGCTTTGCATATAAAGTTGTAAAAGTTCAAAGatgacaacaaaaaaaaaccactGATAAGTCGATTAAACCGTATTCTTgaattatataaaattgttcaattgtTGTTATAAGGTAATAAATTAGTATGTATAGAGCCTAAATCATGGTGTAATCAggttttccatattcatattcgatttgcaATTTTCTCCTACTGGCGGTATGGGTTGAATCTAGTATTTCGTAGTAGGGTAATAAATTTGTTTGAATGGGATTAAAATTATGGAGTTATTAGATTTTACAACCCGGCCATACCTGCCAATTTCGTACGTCCTTGCTGCCTTTCAAAACTACAGGAGGATATCAGTAGTTGATGATAAGACGCCACTGCAGATTAAGCAGCTTCAGAACCTTCGCAAGAAGCTTGACAGGAGACGTTCTTCTGGGGTAACTGACCTgaatattaaatacaaaaaggGAATCGCTTCAATAATTAAAACACCGTCCTCAAAAAACTGAAGTTCGACTAAACCTTGGTTCACTGGTAGCTTGTATAAGGACATCCGCACGAAGAAGAGTCCCGAGCAAAGGTTAATTAGGACACAAGACTTTGTGCGCCACAGAAAGTTCTCCGAATACCTCTCAGCCGTAATAAAACAATCCAGAACAACTTACAGCAGTTGAATCTGACCAGACGTGACAACAAAGCGAAGTTTCTCAGTATATGCAATCTAAGTTCACAGTAAAGTCTCGATCCAAATAGTCATTGATGAACAGCGTACCATAGCGAGTAATGAGTCTGAGATTCTTGCcaacttttttttccttttctttcACGACTGAACCAATGCTGTCCAATGCCAGTAATCAACTGTCCCAGAAACACGGAATCATTAGAGAGCATGGCAGTTACTGACTCCATGTTGAAGGAATATCTTCTTGGGTTGGATATTTCTTCTGTCCCTGGTCCTGGTGGATTTTCGCCAGTTTTTTTCAGAGCGAGTTCAGATTCTCTTAGTAGACCATTGTGTACGATTATGAATCGTGTGCTATCTATGGGTTATTTACGTTCAGCATGGCGGCAATCGACGGTAACACCAATTTTCAAATAGGGCGAAAACTAAAAATCCATAAGTTTCACCTCTGTCGTGGTCAAAGTTCTTGAAAGGGTAATTTTTAAATGGGCGCTTCAGTTCGCATTGCAAGAGTCCATTATTCCAGCCTAGCAGCATGGCCTCGTTCCAGGAAGAtcaatttttacaaattttttaacTTGCCTGTTGACTGGACTAAGTCTTTGGATGCTGGGATTCTGATGGATGTGGTGTATTTTGACTTTGAAAAAGCATTTGATCGAGTGCCAAGGAGGATACTACTTCATAAATTGGAGCATTTTGGTATTCGAGGATCTCTTCTCAAGTTCATCGATTCATTTTTATCAGATCGCTCCTTTTCTGTTAGGGTCGGTAACATGTCAACCTCTTTGAAGTCAGTGCTGACCTATGTACCACAAGGGTCAGTTCTTAGGTTCTTCCTGTTCATTTTATATGTGTCCGATCTACAGTCTTCATGAGGCTCCCCTTTCGTATATTATGTACCTAGATGATATAAAGCTATACAATAGGTCCGAGTGTCATCGATCACTACAGAGTGAGCTAAATTTTCTGGTAAAGTGGTGCCTTGATTGGTTACTTCCATTAAATGTACCCAAGTGTTGTGTCCTATATTTAGGCAACAATAATCCGGCAACCTTATTTCATTGATGGCGTTGCCTTGGATGGACGCCTGAGCCACATCTATCTGAGTGTATTTGTGAGTGATGACCTATCTTGGAGTCCTCACATTCTTCAGGTTTGTAATAAAACAATAGCTTTACATATAAAACTGCTTCATCATAATGAATCAGTTTTTTAGAGGCAGTCTTCCGGATGTCGTTGTCCAATCCTGGAGTTTGCTGATCCTGTCTGACATCCATGGCTCCAACGCTCGCGTCTCTACAGCGGCGTGTCACACGGTTGCCATACGGGGTTTAGAGACCTATTTATCAAGATCGCTCGAATATCATATATTTGACACATTTGTGGACCGTAAGTATCGTTGAGACATGATTGTGACGTTTAGAGCATTGAATTATTTCTTCGGCTCCGATCTATCGCATCTCTTTGAGTTGAACACCACTCATCTAAGAGGGCATAACTTGAAATTAGCGCGGGAAAGATTCCATACGAGTTCACGTGAGGATTTTCTGAGCAACCGAGTGTTAGCCTGTTAATCAACTCACGCATGATGTTGTTGGAGCTCCGTCGGTGAACGTGTTCAAGAATAGGTTCGACATCTAGAGGACAAGAGTTCTTGAACAGAGATAAattgattttcatattttttgtttttcccaAATTGTTTCGGTGTTATTTTTCTCATTgggttttattgattttttttgtttattaagaGTTTTATAGTTATATACTCAGCTCTGTATCTaatgttattataataataataatattcataatCGATTAGCATTTTTCACCTATTGAGGGCATGGgatgagatctcggtaatctgCAGAGCAAAAAATTTTcctaatgaataattaattagtttgaatagagcccaAAATTATGGCGCAATCATATTTGCatattcatattcgatttgcatTTTTTCCGTACTGCTGATATGGGATGAATCTAGTAGTACTCATGAGATCTCAGTAATCTGAAGAGTAAAAAATTTCGTAATAGGATATCAAATTAGTTTGAATTGAGCCTAATATTTTGGCGAAGTCAGATTTTCCATATTCAACtcgatttaaatttttcatttactaCCGGTATAGGATGAATGTATTAGTATTCAGGATATTATTCTGGGGAGCAAAACATTTCGTAATAGGTTTATGAATTAGCCTGAATTAGCAACAAAATTACTATGTAAGTTGTATTATTCTGGAGAGTTTCTTTCcgattgggttctgctagcttaacggtaAAGCTAGCAGAACTCAGGGATTTCTCAAAAACcgtaaattcagaaatttggtgatgggttcaaacgtgagcctaaaATAATGGTATAATCAGAAGTCCATAAGAAATCGATCAGCTcggtggttctgctagcttaacgttaagctagcagaacccgcgaTATCTCCGACAATTTGGGagtaaatttttaaatattgtaataaattagcctaaaattCTTGtctaaaaaatatcaaaacttCGAAAGTGGTTGTGCTAGCTTAACGGGGGTACAGTCTAGGCCTCTCAATTCCCAATCGTTTCTTCATTTACCTACATTTTTCCGTCGCTAGGGCTGATACTCAAAATGTCAGATTTCTAAAActctaccaaaatctaccaacagatttctgcatactgaaaatttcatgtaaatGCGGggaaattactaaaaatgtcaCACTGGCGATCATGAGTGTAATGAGGCGGGATTCATGTGGACATAATGAAAACTGCGCAGAAAGGTATTTGATATTATGGCTTGATAAAGGTTGTTTAAATTCACCTCTTCTTACTATGGAGAATATTGAGCATGAGTAATAATACGTACTTTTTCGCATGAGttttggaaatattgattttgcgaacgcaaatggatgaaaaaaaagtACCACATTTTTTGAATGTTAACATCATTTATTGCAGAAACAATGCACTCAGTTAATTTTAAGAATCACCatgtataatataataataatctagACAGGTTTAAAATTACAAGAAGAAtagatttttcaatacaaataattaacACCAGTGACATCCATTTCAAGTTTCCGTTACTACACTTCTGATTCAGTTGAAAAAATATCTATTTGAAGTAAATATGCATTTGCATTATTTACCTACCAGAGTGATACTTTAAGTCCGTGTGTGCTCCGAACTGAATGAATACAGTTGATGAGTATAGTTCTTGCACAATGATTATAGAAAATACAATTCGTCACAtacttattttgatttttctctttGGATCAAAAAACAATGGACAAAACACTGAAGGAAGAAAATCAAAATGTAAGTGTTTTTATTTGCTCTTTCATTTGCATTGTTTTCTTCTCATTTTCAGGGTTCGGTATTGGTATTGTGAGAATTGCCAATAACATTTGCACAGGATTAAATGGTTTAGATGGAACTTGCTATACAAGGTTTCAGTGTCAAAAAGCTGATGGTTTCTCATCTGGAAGGTGCGCCCAAAATGTTGGCTACTGTTGTATAAGTGAGTAAAGGTCCTCAAGAATGTTCATCAATTTTCAAAGCACTGAATGTATGGGCTCAATCTACTCGGATATACTCGTAGTTCAATCATAGGATAAAATCTTATAAGGATTTCATGTCAATTTAGCATATAATCATTGATATGGCCTAACTAAATCGTTGTGggtttgaatttttgaattatactACAAACTCTGAATTGATTTcgtgtataataataatagtttttcTCGATCAGATAGAGTAATAACAAAGTTCAGTATAATTTAACTTGAACTATGAATAAAAGTTATAGCAACTATTtctataaaatatacaggggaGACAATTGTGCTCGATCGGTCGTTAACACTTAGAAATTTTGGAGtagaaaaatcattcaaattcgGAATTGACAATGCTCAGCACATAAGCTtcaattgtttttgaatttacAAGTGTCAAAAACATGACAAGTGggatatttcgaaatcagaatttcgtGGAGATTTGAAGTACCTACGTTTGATATGAAAATAggcattttcattaaaaaaaaacagtgtgGTATCATCCATTACATTCGGACtagcctgtagagtcaaaaataaattaagcttatgcgctgagtaatgtcgattccgtcaaaatttgagtcattttcctagcccaaaatttccaaaagtattgaccgatcgagcactattgactcatgCTATATGTATAATGGAGTCATTTTCATAAGTAcctaattgcacaagtgcatcaaaattaccgataattttgcatgacagcgttttgtcataaaaactgcatgagttcattttcatttttggagaaaaatctTTCTCCAAAAaggaaaatgaccgaatgcagtgtttcaaagaaaacacgctggaatgcgaaattatccggtcattttcatgcacgagtgtaattcgggggaatatttcccgaataaactgttacatcacttatcaaactgatgtagaatggaattgccatagattcgaactgtgtaagatgcatagaaactatgcatctatgaacagaacaattatcgcagagCTGTTTCGTTTCCTacagtgcaattatcgctgtaattcgataattgttctccatatacatagaatttttgacag is a window of Harmonia axyridis chromosome 2, icHarAxyr1.1, whole genome shotgun sequence DNA encoding:
- the LOC123672339 gene encoding casein kinase II subunit alpha-like — encoded protein: MVEYEELMESSVQIKTVSRVYANVFEGKPASFYDYDNFTPKLEDINDYSLIRRLGQGKYSVAYEGMNEAKNENVVIKILKPVRRKKIQREIKILDYLKGGVNIIKLLAVVSIPNTDLNGLIFEHMENCQDFKSIFLKLNEADTRYYLYEVLKALDFCHSKGIMHRDVKPQNIIVDQKNKKLRLIDWGLAEFYHPKQDYNVRVASRYFKGPELLVDYGYYDYSLDIWSVGCMFASMLFRRDPFFHGYDNYDQLLRIVRVLGTSDLFAYLEKYNIPLDGEFINVLGRHTRKNWQRFVRTENEYLITEVAISLLDSMLKYDHTKRITAKEALEHPYFQPLIRKAKHSSVTPNLNNLTLIVKSEAEN